Proteins co-encoded in one Bacteroidales bacterium genomic window:
- a CDS encoding cold shock domain-containing protein gives MKEGTVKFFNEVKKFGFIKDKDSDNEYFVHVSDLIDDIQENDEVTFEAKEGEKGLYAVNVKRV, from the coding sequence ATGAAAGAAGGTACAGTAAAATTTTTCAATGAAGTCAAGAAATTCGGCTTCATTAAAGACAAAGATTCAGACAACGAATACTTCGTCCATGTTTCAGATCTTATTGATGACATTCAGGAAAATGACGAGGTGACTTTTGAAGCAAAAGAAGGAGAAAAAGGATTATATGCGGTAAATGTCAAACGGGTATAA